From a region of the Mycolicibacterium sp. MU0050 genome:
- a CDS encoding non-ribosomal peptide synthetase, whose product MRRKLSERGLSNSAGAAPTTPAAADRLSDGQLRMWFTQAADPSGALLNICVSYRLTGVLDAAKLHEALDAVAVRHSILRTTYHADENGEPHPRVDPDLRPGWASHDLAELSEHARQLRLEVLAQREFAAPFDLTKDSPLRITLVRTAPDEHVMLLVAHHIAWDDGAWRVFFGDLTRAYNGAELDPEPRRSGEVTSDAAIDEDVAYWRTVMADMPEPLELPGPNGSAVPTNWRSARSAVRLSPETAGRVAELAKDSGCTPYMVLLAAFGALIHRYTHSDDFLVVTPVLNRDAEAEDTIGYYGNTVAMRLRPTAGLTFRDLLSQTRETALGAFAHQRVNLDRMVRELNPDRRHGAERMTRVSFGFREPDGGGFCPPGVQCRRAELRAQLTQLPLGFMIEFDRTGVLVEAEHLVEIMEPALARQLLHHFSVLLDGALAAPDTALGRLRLLDDADTEWLTEMSHGERFETPPATLGDLVTAQVQRTPDAIAVVYEGRRYTYREINEAANQVAHWLIERGIGAEDRVAVLLDKSPELVITALGIVKAGAVYLPVDPTYPQDRLDFILGDCDAKLVVREPITGLENHRIEDPTDAERVCPLTPENTAYLIYTSGTTGQPKGVPVPHRPIAEYFVWFQGDYQIDANDRLLQVASPSFDISIGEVFGTLACGARIVIHKPGGLNDIGYLTDLLRNEGITAMHFVPSLLGLFLSLPGVNQWRTLQRVPIGGEPLPGEVADKFHATFDAMLHNFYGPTETIVNASRFKVQGKQGTRIVPIGKPKINTQLYLLDDALQPVPVGVIGEIYIGGTHVAHGYHRRPGLTAERFVADPFTVGGRLYRSGDLARRNADGDIEFVGRADEQVKIRGFRIELGDVSAAISVDPSVGQAVVVVSDLPQLGKSLVGYLTPVAGEPLESVDVDRIRARVAAALPEYMVPAGYVVLEEIPITTHGKIDKAALPQPEIASATAFREPDTATERRVAALFAELLARERVGADDSFFELGGHSLLATKLVAAVRSACGVDIGVREIFELSTVAAIARHIDALAAGTAGPARPRLVPSPHDGPAPLSASQLRTWFTYRVEGPSVVNNIPFAARLNGPVDIEAMRAAIGDLVDRHEILRTTYREIDGVPYQIVNPAAGLPVRIEDGTDARWVTEALARERAHIFDLENEWPIRAAVLRADGAHVLALTMHHIAGDHWSANVLFTDLLVAYQARCAGERPHWAPLPVQYADYGVWQAELLAEDAGIAGPQRDYWIDQLRGMPEGIGLRPDHPRPPVLSGVGEAVAFDLDASVRTKLAALGAELGVTEFMILQAAVAVALHKAGSGLDIPIGSPVAGRTEAELDQLIGFFINILVLRNDLRGNPTVRELLGRTRDMALAAYANQDLPFDQVVDAVSPARTLSRNPLFDVVVHVREQLPVDRVIDPGNDRDTGPTTFTALEPDFDAAHADLQLSFFAGEDGYRCHAIYRAELYDRATLTRFTEWLGRVIETFAENPDITLRDIEVVDPAERQRILTDWSAAGGSARVYVLDETLKPVPAGVVGEIYTAGGPLAAGRYGRAVDTAVRLVADPFAAEAGSRLFRTGERGRWTDDGILELLGRTGGLPAPVPAAAPRSTEPPSTDTERTLAAMLEKVLDVTDVGRHDDFFTLGGDSILAVQLAARARDAGLNLKARMVFEHPVLQELAEVVDSAPALPEAGAAGGAEEAAADTRHAPMAASGLSDDELAELTASWGTPNGENESQ is encoded by the coding sequence ATGCGACGCAAGCTGAGCGAACGTGGGCTGTCGAATTCCGCCGGTGCCGCCCCGACGACGCCGGCTGCCGCGGACCGGCTTTCGGACGGTCAGTTGCGGATGTGGTTCACCCAGGCCGCCGATCCCAGCGGCGCGCTGCTGAACATCTGCGTCTCCTACCGACTCACCGGCGTGCTGGACGCCGCGAAGCTGCACGAGGCGCTCGATGCGGTGGCCGTGCGGCACAGCATCTTGCGGACCACGTATCACGCGGATGAGAACGGGGAGCCGCACCCCAGGGTGGACCCCGACCTGCGTCCCGGGTGGGCCAGCCACGACCTGGCCGAGCTTTCCGAACACGCCCGCCAGTTGCGCCTGGAGGTCCTGGCGCAGCGGGAGTTCGCTGCCCCGTTCGACCTGACCAAGGATTCGCCGCTGCGCATCACCCTGGTGCGCACCGCCCCCGACGAGCACGTGATGCTGCTGGTCGCCCATCACATCGCCTGGGACGACGGCGCCTGGCGCGTGTTCTTCGGTGATCTGACCCGCGCCTACAACGGCGCCGAGCTGGATCCGGAACCGCGCCGTTCCGGAGAGGTGACCAGCGACGCCGCGATCGACGAGGACGTCGCCTACTGGCGCACGGTGATGGCCGACATGCCCGAGCCGCTCGAGCTGCCCGGCCCCAACGGGTCGGCCGTGCCCACCAACTGGCGCTCGGCGCGCAGCGCGGTGCGGCTGTCGCCCGAGACGGCGGGACGGGTCGCCGAGCTGGCCAAGGACTCCGGCTGCACTCCGTACATGGTGCTGCTCGCGGCGTTCGGCGCCCTGATCCACCGCTACACCCACAGCGACGACTTCCTGGTGGTCACCCCGGTGCTCAACCGGGACGCCGAGGCCGAGGACACCATCGGCTACTACGGCAACACCGTGGCGATGCGGCTGCGTCCCACCGCCGGGCTGACGTTCCGCGACCTGCTGAGCCAGACCCGGGAGACGGCGCTGGGCGCGTTCGCGCATCAGCGCGTCAACCTCGACCGGATGGTCCGCGAACTCAACCCGGACCGGCGGCACGGCGCCGAGCGCATGACCCGGGTCAGCTTCGGGTTCCGCGAACCCGACGGCGGCGGCTTCTGCCCGCCGGGAGTGCAGTGCCGGCGTGCCGAGCTCCGCGCCCAGCTGACGCAGTTGCCGCTGGGCTTCATGATCGAGTTCGACCGCACCGGAGTCCTGGTCGAGGCCGAGCATCTGGTGGAGATCATGGAGCCGGCCCTGGCCCGCCAACTGCTGCACCATTTTTCGGTGCTGCTCGACGGCGCGCTGGCCGCCCCGGACACCGCGCTGGGACGGCTGCGCCTGCTCGACGACGCTGATACCGAGTGGCTCACGGAGATGTCGCACGGCGAGCGGTTCGAGACCCCGCCGGCCACCCTCGGCGACCTGGTGACCGCCCAGGTGCAGCGCACCCCGGACGCGATCGCGGTGGTCTACGAGGGACGGCGCTACACCTACCGCGAGATCAACGAGGCCGCCAACCAGGTGGCGCACTGGCTCATCGAGCGGGGCATCGGCGCGGAGGACCGCGTCGCGGTGCTGCTGGACAAGTCGCCCGAGCTGGTCATCACCGCGCTCGGCATCGTCAAGGCCGGCGCGGTGTACCTGCCGGTCGACCCGACCTATCCGCAGGACCGGCTGGACTTCATCCTCGGCGACTGCGACGCGAAACTGGTTGTCCGCGAACCCATCACCGGGCTGGAGAACCACCGCATCGAAGACCCCACCGACGCCGAGCGGGTCTGCCCGCTGACCCCGGAGAACACCGCCTACCTGATCTACACCTCGGGCACCACCGGGCAACCCAAGGGCGTGCCGGTGCCGCACCGGCCCATCGCGGAGTATTTCGTCTGGTTCCAGGGTGACTACCAGATCGACGCGAACGACCGGCTGCTGCAGGTCGCCTCGCCCAGCTTCGACATCTCCATCGGCGAGGTGTTCGGCACGCTGGCCTGCGGCGCCCGCATCGTCATCCACAAACCGGGCGGGCTCAACGACATCGGCTACCTGACCGACCTGCTGCGCAACGAGGGCATCACCGCGATGCACTTCGTGCCGTCGCTGCTGGGCCTGTTCCTGTCGCTGCCCGGCGTCAACCAGTGGCGCACCCTGCAGCGCGTCCCGATCGGCGGCGAGCCGCTGCCCGGCGAGGTGGCCGACAAGTTCCACGCCACCTTCGACGCGATGCTGCACAACTTCTACGGGCCCACCGAGACCATCGTCAACGCCAGCCGGTTCAAGGTGCAGGGCAAGCAGGGCACCCGCATCGTGCCGATCGGCAAGCCCAAGATCAACACGCAGCTGTATCTGCTCGACGACGCGCTGCAGCCGGTCCCGGTCGGCGTCATCGGCGAGATCTACATCGGCGGAACCCATGTCGCGCACGGCTACCACCGCCGGCCCGGCCTGACCGCCGAACGGTTCGTCGCCGACCCGTTCACCGTCGGCGGGCGGCTGTACCGCTCCGGGGACTTGGCGCGCCGCAACGCCGACGGCGACATCGAGTTCGTCGGCCGCGCCGACGAGCAGGTCAAGATCCGCGGCTTCCGGATCGAACTCGGCGATGTGTCCGCGGCCATCTCGGTGGACCCCAGCGTCGGGCAGGCCGTCGTCGTCGTGAGCGATCTGCCGCAGCTGGGCAAGAGCCTGGTGGGCTACCTGACCCCGGTGGCGGGGGAGCCGCTGGAATCCGTGGACGTCGACCGGATCCGCGCCCGGGTCGCCGCAGCGCTGCCGGAGTACATGGTGCCGGCCGGATACGTGGTGCTCGAAGAGATTCCGATCACCACGCACGGCAAGATCGACAAGGCCGCGCTGCCGCAGCCGGAGATCGCCTCGGCGACGGCGTTCCGGGAGCCGGACACCGCGACCGAACGCCGGGTGGCGGCGCTGTTCGCCGAACTGCTGGCGCGCGAACGGGTCGGCGCCGACGACTCGTTCTTCGAACTCGGCGGGCACTCGCTGCTGGCCACGAAACTCGTTGCGGCCGTGCGCTCGGCGTGCGGTGTGGACATCGGGGTGCGCGAGATCTTCGAACTGTCCACGGTCGCCGCAATCGCCCGGCACATCGACGCCCTGGCCGCCGGCACGGCCGGTCCGGCCCGGCCCCGGCTGGTGCCCTCGCCGCACGACGGCCCGGCCCCGCTGTCGGCCTCGCAGCTGCGGACCTGGTTCACCTACCGGGTCGAAGGCCCCAGCGTGGTCAACAACATCCCGTTCGCGGCGCGGCTCAACGGCCCCGTCGACATCGAGGCGATGCGCGCGGCGATCGGTGACCTGGTGGACCGGCACGAGATCCTGCGGACCACCTACCGGGAGATCGACGGGGTGCCCTACCAGATCGTCAACCCCGCGGCCGGGCTGCCGGTGCGCATCGAGGACGGCACCGATGCGCGGTGGGTCACCGAAGCGCTGGCCCGCGAACGCGCGCACATCTTCGACCTGGAGAACGAGTGGCCGATCCGGGCCGCCGTGCTGCGCGCCGACGGCGCCCACGTGCTCGCGCTGACCATGCACCACATCGCCGGTGACCATTGGTCGGCCAACGTCTTGTTCACCGACCTGCTGGTGGCCTACCAGGCGCGCTGCGCCGGCGAGCGACCGCACTGGGCGCCGTTGCCGGTGCAGTACGCGGACTACGGGGTCTGGCAGGCCGAGCTGTTGGCCGAGGACGCCGGTATCGCCGGGCCGCAACGGGATTACTGGATCGACCAGCTGCGCGGCATGCCCGAGGGCATCGGTCTGCGGCCGGATCACCCGCGCCCGCCGGTGCTCAGCGGAGTGGGCGAGGCCGTCGCGTTCGACCTCGACGCGTCGGTCCGCACGAAGCTGGCCGCCCTGGGGGCCGAGCTCGGCGTCACCGAGTTCATGATCCTGCAGGCGGCGGTGGCGGTGGCGCTGCACAAGGCCGGCAGCGGACTCGACATCCCGATCGGCAGCCCGGTCGCCGGGCGCACCGAGGCCGAACTCGACCAGCTGATCGGGTTCTTCATCAACATCCTGGTGCTGCGCAACGACCTGCGCGGCAACCCGACCGTGCGCGAGCTGCTCGGCCGCACCCGGGACATGGCCCTGGCCGCGTACGCCAACCAGGACCTGCCCTTCGACCAGGTGGTCGACGCGGTGAGCCCGGCGCGCACACTGTCGCGCAACCCGCTGTTCGACGTCGTCGTCCACGTCCGCGAGCAGCTGCCCGTGGACCGGGTGATCGATCCCGGCAACGACCGCGACACCGGGCCCACCACCTTCACGGCGCTGGAACCGGACTTCGACGCCGCGCATGCCGATCTGCAGCTGAGCTTCTTCGCCGGCGAGGACGGTTACCGGTGCCACGCCATCTACCGGGCCGAGCTGTACGACCGCGCCACCCTGACCCGGTTCACCGAGTGGCTCGGCCGGGTGATCGAGACGTTCGCCGAGAACCCGGACATCACGCTGCGAGACATCGAGGTCGTCGATCCCGCCGAGCGGCAACGCATTCTGACGGACTGGAGCGCCGCCGGCGGGTCGGCCCGGGTCTACGTGCTCGACGAGACCCTCAAGCCGGTGCCGGCCGGGGTGGTCGGCGAGATCTACACCGCCGGCGGCCCGCTGGCCGCGGGCCGGTATGGCCGGGCCGTCGACACAGCGGTCCGGCTGGTGGCCGATCCCTTTGCGGCCGAGGCCGGTTCGCGGTTGTTCCGCACCGGCGAGCGCGGCCGGTGGACCGACGACGGCATCCTCGAGTTGCTGGGCCGGACCGGCGGGCTGCCCGCGCCGGTGCCGGCGGCGGCCCCACGGTCGACCGAACCGCCGAGCACCGACACCGAGCGCACCCTGGCGGCCATGCTCGAAAAGGTCCTCGACGTGACCGATGTGGGTCGTCACGACGACTTCTTCACCCTGGGCGGCGACAGCATCCTGGCCGTGCAGCTGGCGGCCCGCGCCCGTGACGCGGGGCTGAACCTCAAGGCGCGCATGGTGTTCGAACACCCCGTGCTGCAGGAACTGGCCGAGGTCGTCGACAGCGCACCTGCGCTGCCCGAAGCGGGGGCGGCCGGCGGGGCCGAGGAGGCCGCGGCGGACACCCGGCACGCACCCATGGCCGCCTCGGGGCTCTCCGACGACGAACTGGCCGAGCTCACCGCGTCGTGGGGTACGCCGAACGGAGAGAACGAGTCCCAGTGA
- a CDS encoding polyketide synthase: MTGGRVNDPDDPQDAVVIVGMALETPGGVETAEDYWALLSDQREALGPFPTDRGWALTELFEGSRRDGFKQIHNLGGFLRGAAEFDPEFFGISPREATAMDPQQRVALRLAWRAIENSGINPDDLAGHDVGCYVGASALEYGPPLSEFSHHSGHLITGTSLGVISGRIAYTLDLAGPALTVDTSCSSALAALHTAVGALRAGDCDLALTGGVCVMGTPGYFVEFSKQHALSDDGHCRPYSAHATGTVWAEGAAMFLLQKKSAALRAGRPILAEVRASALNSDGRTTGLTAPSEAAQARLFDRALRQAGLQPAQVDVLEGHGTGTSLGDRTELRSLAATYGTAAPGAGPVLGSVKSNVGHTQAAAGALGLAKVLVAAEHAGIPPTLHVDERSREIDWDSQGLRLAEKLTPWPATDGVRIAAVSAFGMSGTNTHVIVEIPDGAAGEPGTAS; the protein is encoded by the coding sequence ATGACCGGCGGTCGGGTCAACGATCCTGACGATCCGCAGGACGCCGTGGTGATCGTGGGCATGGCGCTCGAAACCCCCGGCGGTGTCGAGACCGCGGAGGACTATTGGGCGCTGCTGAGCGACCAACGCGAGGCGCTGGGCCCGTTTCCCACCGACCGCGGCTGGGCGCTGACCGAGCTGTTCGAGGGCTCCCGCCGGGACGGCTTCAAGCAGATTCACAACCTGGGCGGATTCCTGCGCGGCGCCGCGGAATTCGATCCCGAGTTCTTCGGCATCTCGCCGCGCGAGGCCACCGCGATGGACCCGCAGCAGCGCGTGGCGCTACGGCTGGCCTGGCGCGCGATCGAGAACAGCGGCATCAATCCGGACGACCTCGCCGGGCACGACGTGGGTTGCTACGTGGGTGCCTCCGCGCTGGAGTACGGGCCGCCGCTGAGCGAATTCTCCCACCACAGTGGACATTTGATCACCGGGACCTCGCTGGGGGTGATCTCCGGGCGGATCGCCTACACCCTGGACCTGGCCGGTCCGGCGCTCACCGTGGACACCTCCTGCTCCTCGGCGCTGGCTGCGCTGCACACGGCCGTCGGCGCCCTGCGGGCCGGCGACTGCGACCTCGCGTTGACCGGCGGGGTCTGCGTGATGGGGACCCCGGGCTATTTCGTCGAATTCTCCAAGCAACACGCGCTCTCCGACGACGGGCACTGCCGGCCCTACAGCGCGCACGCCACCGGCACCGTGTGGGCCGAGGGCGCCGCGATGTTCCTGCTGCAGAAGAAGTCCGCCGCGCTGCGGGCCGGGCGTCCGATCCTGGCCGAGGTGCGCGCCAGCGCGCTGAACTCCGACGGGCGCACCACCGGGCTGACCGCACCCAGCGAGGCCGCCCAGGCCCGGTTGTTCGACCGTGCGCTGCGGCAGGCGGGGCTGCAACCGGCGCAGGTCGACGTGCTCGAGGGGCACGGCACCGGGACCTCGCTGGGGGATCGCACCGAGCTGCGTTCGCTGGCCGCCACCTATGGCACCGCCGCGCCGGGCGCCGGCCCGGTACTGGGCTCGGTGAAATCCAACGTCGGGCACACCCAGGCCGCCGCCGGGGCGCTCGGTTTGGCCAAGGTGCTGGTCGCCGCCGAGCACGCCGGCATTCCGCCCACCCTGCACGTCGACGAGCGCAGCCGCGAAATCGACTGGGACAGCCAAGGTTTGCGACTCGCGGAGAAGTTGACCCCGTGGCCGGCCACCGACGGCGTGCGGATCGCGGCCGTCTCGGCGTTCGGCATGAGCGGCACCAACACCCACGTCATCGTCGAGATCCCGGACGGCGCCGCCGGCGAACCGGGGACGGCCTCATGA
- the mbtD gene encoding mycobactin polyketide synthase MbtD has product MTRVPGWADGRVPVLLSAHAPDLIAADAEAITRYLARDTASPISAAEVAAQLLRTRRVRRHRTLVRAADVDELRTALAAVARDEPHPLVSTAAAATAPRIAFVLPGQGGQHPGMGTDAHRLLPAYRDAVETCCAEFSAAGWAPPLRYLTEADDPESFAEIEIQGAQFTHAVALAAVWRQHGIVADLTVGHSLGEIAAAYLAGVIDLPAAVGVVAARAGVVAELDGDYAVAALGITPDAARELIAATQGWLELSVINASSAVAVSGEAQAVSAAVARVRERGQLGREITVNFPVHTSVLEPLRDWVQGQLPTPDRGGRFTESPVQFIGGTTGAVVDPSTSFVDYWYDNLRNTVRFDNAVQAAIDCGATVFIELSGHPALLHAVAERAGDSAVLVGTGHRDVPLTEQFSANLAAVAIADPTYRWRELAGVEAGAHRPLPHFPNAPMRATALWARREPLEPVAALTVSAETWQPVREPAERPATVPERRLAVLPLGAESTLGAALRSGLAAHPGATSADPADAEVLVLVAPEPAEPDAVSAAAQLTALVEAGGLNLRAQLGPACREVWLITAGAEQLDATDPVPAPLAAALAAAFRSIGLEHPDHGFGLLDVAGAPAELAAMAGAALDAVLAGPDSYALRLRAGHPLRYRRVLDLFGGSAVHAPDLPMDTGLLDDVVITGAAGAIGAHYARGLAERGARRIVMLSRRGADPALAGELSRRYGTEVVSAACDLTDAAQVAAAAAEFGADGATLVVHAAGTATFGPAAHLDAAAFTHTLGAKVGGLVRLIDHWPLRADCRMVLCSSMSAVWGGQGHAAYSAANRLLDVLAAQLRAAGRRATSVRWGLWQTGTEAGAGIVDDVEIAQIERSGLRQMDPELAVAAGLRDYAVDPMVLAADPDRLRIFLGGASEAPGETPAAAADASEGEGADTAQVVRAHLAAVLSAAQPDDVDLSASLFDLGVDSLLALDLRKRLKRSIGHTVPLARLLGGITGTELVSDLDAASSTTE; this is encoded by the coding sequence ATGACGCGGGTCCCCGGCTGGGCCGACGGCCGCGTCCCGGTGCTGCTGAGCGCGCACGCGCCGGATTTGATCGCCGCCGACGCCGAGGCGATCACCCGGTATCTGGCCCGCGACACCGCTTCGCCGATCTCCGCCGCCGAGGTCGCCGCGCAGTTGCTGCGCACCCGGCGGGTCCGGCGGCATCGCACCCTGGTCCGCGCCGCCGACGTCGACGAACTGCGCACCGCCCTGGCCGCGGTCGCGCGCGACGAACCGCATCCGTTGGTGAGCACCGCCGCAGCGGCGACCGCACCGCGCATCGCGTTCGTGCTTCCCGGCCAGGGCGGTCAACACCCGGGCATGGGCACCGACGCCCACCGCCTGCTGCCGGCCTACCGGGACGCGGTGGAAACGTGCTGCGCCGAGTTCTCGGCCGCCGGCTGGGCGCCCCCGCTGCGCTACCTGACCGAGGCCGACGACCCGGAGTCGTTCGCCGAGATCGAGATCCAGGGGGCGCAGTTCACCCACGCGGTCGCCTTGGCTGCGGTGTGGCGCCAACACGGCATCGTCGCGGACCTCACCGTGGGCCACAGCCTCGGGGAGATCGCCGCCGCCTACCTCGCCGGCGTGATCGACCTGCCGGCGGCGGTCGGTGTGGTTGCCGCGCGGGCGGGCGTCGTCGCCGAGTTGGACGGGGACTACGCCGTCGCGGCGCTGGGCATCACGCCGGACGCGGCCCGCGAACTGATCGCGGCAACCCAAGGCTGGCTGGAACTCTCGGTGATCAACGCCAGCAGCGCCGTCGCGGTGTCGGGGGAGGCGCAGGCCGTGTCGGCCGCGGTGGCCCGGGTCCGCGAGCGGGGCCAACTGGGCCGTGAGATCACGGTCAACTTCCCGGTGCACACCAGCGTGCTGGAACCGCTGCGGGACTGGGTGCAGGGCCAACTGCCCACCCCCGACCGCGGCGGCCGGTTCACCGAGAGTCCGGTCCAGTTCATCGGCGGCACCACCGGGGCCGTGGTCGACCCGTCGACCTCGTTCGTCGACTACTGGTACGACAATCTGCGCAACACGGTGCGCTTCGACAACGCGGTGCAGGCCGCGATCGACTGCGGTGCAACGGTATTCATCGAACTGTCCGGGCATCCGGCGCTGCTGCACGCCGTCGCCGAACGGGCGGGGGATTCGGCCGTGCTGGTGGGCACCGGACACCGTGACGTGCCCCTGACCGAACAGTTCAGCGCGAACCTGGCCGCCGTCGCGATCGCCGACCCGACCTACCGGTGGCGCGAACTCGCCGGCGTCGAGGCGGGCGCGCACCGCCCGCTGCCGCATTTCCCCAACGCGCCGATGCGCGCCACCGCGCTGTGGGCGCGCCGGGAGCCCCTGGAACCCGTTGCGGCGTTGACGGTCTCGGCCGAGACCTGGCAACCCGTCCGCGAACCCGCCGAGCGGCCCGCGACAGTGCCCGAGCGGAGGTTGGCGGTGCTGCCGTTGGGCGCGGAATCGACGCTCGGCGCGGCATTGCGTTCGGGCCTGGCCGCCCATCCGGGGGCCACCTCGGCGGATCCGGCCGACGCCGAGGTGCTGGTGCTCGTCGCCCCCGAGCCGGCCGAGCCGGACGCGGTGAGCGCGGCCGCGCAGCTGACCGCCCTGGTCGAAGCGGGCGGGTTGAACCTGCGCGCGCAACTGGGCCCGGCGTGCCGGGAGGTATGGCTGATCACCGCGGGCGCCGAGCAACTCGACGCCACCGATCCGGTGCCGGCGCCGTTGGCCGCGGCGCTGGCGGCCGCCTTCCGCAGCATCGGCCTCGAACACCCCGACCACGGCTTCGGCCTCCTCGACGTCGCGGGCGCGCCGGCGGAACTCGCGGCGATGGCCGGCGCCGCGCTGGATGCCGTCCTGGCCGGGCCGGATTCGTACGCGCTGCGGCTGCGCGCCGGACATCCGCTGCGCTACCGGCGGGTGCTCGACCTGTTCGGCGGGTCGGCGGTGCACGCCCCGGATCTGCCGATGGACACCGGCCTGCTCGACGACGTCGTGATCACCGGCGCCGCGGGTGCCATCGGGGCGCACTACGCCCGCGGGCTGGCCGAACGCGGCGCCCGTCGCATCGTCATGCTGAGCCGGCGCGGCGCCGACCCGGCCCTGGCGGGCGAGCTGTCCCGGCGCTACGGCACCGAGGTGGTCTCGGCGGCCTGCGATCTGACCGATGCCGCGCAGGTTGCCGCCGCGGCCGCCGAGTTCGGAGCCGATGGCGCCACCCTGGTCGTCCACGCCGCCGGGACGGCCACCTTCGGCCCCGCCGCGCACCTGGACGCGGCGGCCTTCACCCACACGCTCGGCGCCAAGGTGGGCGGCCTGGTGCGGCTGATCGACCATTGGCCGCTGCGGGCCGACTGCCGAATGGTGTTGTGTTCGTCGATGTCCGCGGTGTGGGGCGGTCAGGGACACGCGGCCTACTCGGCGGCCAACCGGCTGCTCGATGTGCTGGCCGCGCAGCTGCGCGCCGCGGGCCGCCGCGCCACCTCGGTGCGCTGGGGATTGTGGCAGACGGGCACCGAGGCCGGGGCCGGCATCGTCGACGACGTCGAGATCGCCCAGATCGAGCGGTCCGGGCTGCGGCAGATGGATCCCGAGCTCGCCGTGGCGGCCGGCCTGCGCGATTACGCCGTCGACCCGATGGTGCTGGCCGCCGACCCCGACCGGCTGCGCATCTTCCTCGGCGGGGCATCCGAGGCACCCGGCGAAACACCCGCGGCCGCCGCCGATGCGAGCGAGGGCGAGGGCGCGGACACCGCGCAGGTGGTGCGCGCGCACCTGGCGGCCGTGCTGAGCGCGGCGCAACCCGACGACGTGGACCTGTCCGCCTCGCTGTTCGACCTCGGTGTCGACTCGCTGCTGGCGCTCGACCTGCGCAAGCGGCTCAAGCGCAGCATCGGGCACACCGTCCCGCTGGCCCGCCTGCTGGGCGGAATCACCGGCACCGAACTCGTTTCCGACCTCGACGCCGCGTCGAGCACCACCGAATGA